A window of the Tunturibacter empetritectus genome harbors these coding sequences:
- a CDS encoding PhzF family phenazine biosynthesis protein, which yields MSNQSPAVTSTAALPSTSRTFDFAQVDVFAERPLEGNALSIFTDARGLTLDEMQALARETNLSETTFILPRAPEIERERGVQVRIFLTTEEVPFAGHPTLGTASWLYWNHPTFRGADQITLDLGIGPIPVRFQAPQPQEIGAFGTMRQNDPTFGKVLNTPDDRAALAAALSLSIEDLDPHLPAQVISTGMAFCVVPLRSLEVAGRLHILLSQSSRQFLDRIGAKFFHCITPANENSTAHWHARMQFDSGEDPATGSASGCTIAYLVRHGLAASGQQLVIEQGIEMLRPSRIHVSAAIEDGIVTKVFVGGRTIPVATGRFFLP from the coding sequence ATGTCAAATCAGAGCCCCGCTGTTACATCCACAGCAGCACTCCCCTCGACCTCTCGCACCTTCGACTTTGCCCAGGTTGACGTCTTCGCCGAACGCCCCCTCGAAGGCAACGCGCTCTCCATCTTTACCGACGCTCGCGGTCTCACCCTCGACGAGATGCAGGCCCTGGCCCGCGAGACCAACCTCAGTGAAACCACCTTCATCCTGCCCCGAGCACCGGAGATCGAACGCGAACGCGGCGTCCAGGTCCGCATCTTCCTCACCACCGAAGAGGTTCCCTTCGCCGGCCACCCAACCCTTGGCACGGCCAGCTGGCTCTATTGGAATCATCCAACCTTTCGCGGCGCAGATCAGATCACTCTTGATCTTGGAATCGGTCCAATCCCTGTTCGTTTCCAGGCTCCGCAGCCACAAGAGATCGGAGCCTTCGGAACGATGCGACAGAACGATCCAACCTTTGGCAAAGTTCTCAACACTCCCGACGACCGTGCAGCCTTGGCCGCCGCACTCAGTCTCTCCATTGAAGACTTGGATCCGCATCTCCCCGCGCAGGTCATCTCCACCGGCATGGCGTTCTGCGTCGTCCCCTTGCGATCGCTCGAGGTCGCCGGCCGCCTCCATATCCTCCTCTCGCAAAGCTCTCGTCAATTTCTTGACCGCATCGGCGCAAAGTTCTTCCACTGCATTACTCCCGCTAATGAGAACTCAACAGCACATTGGCACGCACGCATGCAGTTCGACTCCGGCGAAGATCCTGCGACCGGCTCTGCCTCCGGATGCACCATCGCCTACCTCGTCCGTCATGGCCTCGCCGCCAGCGGACAACAACTCGTCATCGAACAGGGAATCGAGATGCTTCGTCCCAGCCGCATCCATGTCAGCGCAGCAATCGAGGACGGCATCGTCACGAAAGTGTTTGTCGGTGGCCGCACCATTCCTGTTGCAACGGGACGCTTTTTCCTGCCGTGA
- a CDS encoding peroxiredoxin, with translation MSLRINDIAPDFTAETTQGTIHFHEWIGDNWAVLFSHPKDFTPVCTTELGAVANLEGDFAKRGAKVIGLSVDPVDNHERWAADIEEVGGAKVNYPLIGDTELKIAKLYDMLAADAGETSEGRTPANNAPVRTVFVIGPDKRIKLTLAYPMTTGRNFDEIIRVLDSMQLTSKHKVATPANWKQGEEVIITGAVSNEDADKIFPGYKTVKPYLRTVAQPE, from the coding sequence ATGTCACTTCGCATCAACGATATTGCTCCCGATTTCACTGCCGAAACTACCCAGGGCACGATTCATTTCCATGAATGGATTGGTGACAATTGGGCCGTTCTCTTCTCGCACCCGAAGGACTTTACCCCTGTGTGTACCACCGAACTCGGCGCGGTGGCGAATCTAGAGGGCGACTTCGCCAAGCGTGGCGCCAAGGTGATCGGACTCAGTGTGGACCCGGTCGACAACCACGAGAGATGGGCTGCGGATATTGAGGAGGTTGGAGGCGCGAAGGTTAACTATCCCTTGATCGGCGACACGGAGTTGAAGATTGCGAAGCTCTATGACATGCTTGCGGCGGATGCGGGCGAGACCTCAGAGGGGCGAACTCCAGCGAACAATGCGCCGGTGCGCACCGTGTTTGTGATTGGGCCTGATAAAAGGATCAAGCTGACGCTTGCGTATCCGATGACGACGGGCCGCAACTTCGATGAGATTATTCGCGTGCTCGACTCGATGCAGCTGACGTCGAAGCATAAGGTGGCGACGCCGGCGAACTGGAAACAGGGCGAGGAGGTCATCATCACTGGAGCAGTGTCGAATGAGGATGCCGATAAGATCTTCCCTGGCTACAAGACAGTGAAGCCCTATCTCCGTACGGTGGCACAACCGGAGTAG
- a CDS encoding glycosyltransferase family 39 protein has product MTKKDLMNKPIERLKIYLGFESTTGLLSASSFILLTAIISLLWSHAELLWSDEFGILMTDSVGSISRMLYVQRNYPICLDPAVYHLVDHGFIYWFGPCAMAIRIPSLIGYIVMQVCLFIFVRRGVNERAALFAIALSSMTGTLWYAGQGRPYGLLLGFLGLMMLSWQSATKQESSRLIPLLCLSLSTALALNTHYYAVLLLAPLCGAELFREIENRKPDWEMCSAIVAGVLGVVFLLPFLKAASEYSGYYYIKSVSGHIVSHSYMWMLIGDLNISKSIKNDVQLLLIFVVGLLIGTVIYQTIRGKCELPNAELVFLILISAVPLFGYVLAVLVTHVLETRFVLGAVVGLLSLLAIGMSIVFKAD; this is encoded by the coding sequence ATGACCAAGAAAGACTTAATGAACAAGCCAATAGAACGTTTAAAGATTTACTTAGGTTTTGAATCTACAACGGGACTACTTTCGGCATCGTCATTTATTTTACTCACTGCAATCATATCTCTTCTATGGTCACATGCTGAGCTTCTGTGGAGTGACGAGTTTGGGATCCTGATGACCGATAGCGTGGGGTCCATATCCAGGATGCTTTATGTGCAACGGAACTACCCTATATGTCTGGATCCAGCCGTCTACCATTTGGTAGACCACGGGTTTATTTACTGGTTTGGCCCTTGTGCCATGGCTATCCGTATACCCTCTCTCATTGGCTATATTGTCATGCAAGTTTGCTTATTTATCTTTGTTCGTCGAGGGGTAAATGAAAGGGCTGCACTTTTCGCAATTGCGCTATCTTCTATGACAGGCACCTTGTGGTATGCAGGACAAGGCAGACCTTACGGATTGCTGCTCGGGTTTCTCGGTCTAATGATGCTAAGTTGGCAGTCCGCAACAAAACAAGAAAGTAGCCGCCTCATTCCTCTCTTATGTCTCAGTTTATCTACCGCATTGGCCCTCAACACACACTATTATGCTGTCCTACTACTTGCCCCCTTATGTGGGGCCGAGTTGTTTCGGGAGATAGAGAATCGTAAGCCGGACTGGGAAATGTGTTCAGCTATTGTCGCGGGTGTGCTGGGTGTTGTATTTCTCCTGCCTTTCCTAAAGGCTGCGTCAGAGTACAGCGGCTACTACTACATCAAGTCAGTTAGTGGTCATATTGTGTCCCATTCGTATATGTGGATGTTAATAGGTGATCTCAACATCAGCAAAAGTATAAAAAATGATGTACAGCTTCTTCTTATTTTTGTGGTTGGCCTGCTTATTGGTACAGTCATTTATCAAACGATTAGGGGTAAGTGCGAGTTACCCAACGCGGAATTAGTATTTCTCATACTGATCTCAGCGGTGCCTTTGTTTGGGTACGTTCTTGCCGTGCTGGTGACACATGTCTTAGAGACACGGTTTGTTTTGGGAGCAGTTGTTGGGCTCCTGTCACTTTTGGCAATTGGAATGTCGATCGTATTCAAAGCCGACTGA
- a CDS encoding DUF1348 family protein has product MSMSSESTVTLVPPFTQETAILKVRKAEDGWNSHDPEKVCLAYTVDSKWRNRSEFVRGREQIVQFLTRKWQKELDYRLIKELWTFGGFRIAVRFAYESHDAARQWYRSYGNENWEFDKDGVMHHRYACINDLPIRESERLFHWPLGRRPDDHPGLTELGL; this is encoded by the coding sequence ATGAGCATGAGCAGTGAATCGACAGTCACACTTGTCCCTCCGTTCACGCAGGAGACGGCAATCCTTAAAGTTCGCAAGGCCGAGGACGGCTGGAACTCGCACGATCCTGAAAAAGTTTGCCTCGCCTATACCGTCGACAGCAAATGGCGCAATCGCTCCGAGTTCGTCAGAGGACGAGAGCAGATCGTTCAGTTTCTCACGCGCAAGTGGCAAAAAGAGCTGGATTATCGGCTCATCAAGGAGCTATGGACCTTTGGGGGCTTCCGCATCGCAGTCCGTTTCGCTTACGAGTCGCATGACGCAGCTAGGCAGTGGTACCGCTCTTACGGCAACGAGAACTGGGAGTTCGACAAAGACGGAGTGATGCATCATCGCTACGCTTGCATCAACGATCTGCCCATCAGGGAGAGTGAGCGTCTTTTTCATTGGCCTCTGGGCCGGCGCCCCGACGACCACCCGGGGCTTACGGAGCTTGGTCTCTAG